The Apium graveolens cultivar Ventura chromosome 11, ASM990537v1, whole genome shotgun sequence genome has a window encoding:
- the LOC141696112 gene encoding uncharacterized protein LOC141696112 produces MYNLPLWLCMKRKYMMLSTLISGPYEPGNNIDICLQPMIDDLKKLWEEREPNVYDAHSKSVFTLKAVLIWTVNDFPGYGNLSGCINKGYKACLVCGDNTVTRYLSHSRKMCYLGHRRYLDEHHPYRRQQIAFDEQQELGCAPELLSGEEVLMQQQQLEFSFGKGEGEKDRTKDNIVSHLDMIDMGVTTDLAPEIGEKRTYLPPSSFTLSKKEKKTMLTSLSNMKLPHGHASNIRNCVSLIDMKLYGLKSHDCHILLQQLLPICIRSVLPKNVRSYVRNRFYPEGCIAEGYLKEESAEFCTGFFSESSRTAGLQKDDDKFSGPVGRVTMKSVAEKEQDEAHFAVLLNNPEVEPYVQLHKEHLERIYQGKKEECTMAFGRAQSTISRLVLTKSKYRNEENSKAVSETIRWLAGKPSFSVLMYESYIIDGVRYHTKERDNARVVQNSGVTLVARTVQVSSAKDVNPVECDLTFYGIVQEIWELDYHTFKAPLFLCT; encoded by the exons ATGTATAATCTTCCTCTatggttatgcatgaagaggaagtatatgatgttatcGACATTGATTTCTGGCCCGTATGAGCCTGGAAATAACATTGACATATGTCTACAACCAATGATCgatgatttaaaaaaattatgggAGGAAAGGGAACCAAATGTGTATGATGCACATAGCAAATCTGTCTTCACTTTAAAGGCAGTTCTTATATGGACGGTGAACGACTTCCCGGGATACGGAAATCTGTCAGGCTGCATAAATAAGGGGTATAAGGCTTGTCTAGTATGTGGTGATAACACTGTCACTAGATATTTAAGTCATAGTAGGAAAATGTGTTATCTAGGCCATCGTCGGTATTTAGATGAGCATCATCCTTATAGGAGGCAGCAGATAGCATTTGATGAACAACAAGAACTTGGTTGCGCTCCTGAGCTACTTAGCGGAGAAGAAGTATTAATGCAACAACAACAACTTGAATTTAGTTTTGGGAAGGGGGAAGGCGAAAAAGATAGA ACTAAGGACAATATTGTCTCTCATCTTGATATGATTGATATGGGTGTAACGACTGATTTAGCCCCTGAAATAGGTGAAAAGAGGACATACTTACCTCCTTCATCTTTTACTTTGtctaaaaaagaaaaaaaaactatGTTGACATCATTGTCCAATATGAAACTTCCACATGGACATGCATCAAATATCAGAAACTGTGTATCACTGATTGATATGAAGTTGTATGGGCTGAAGTCGCACGACTGCCATATCCTACTCCAGCAGTTACTACCGATTTGTATTCGTTCCGTGCTTCCAAAAAATGTTAGG agCTATGTCCGAAACCGATTTTATCCGGAAGGTTGTATAGCTGAAGGCTATCTGAAGGAAGAATCAGCCGAGTTTTGCACGGGGTTCTTTAGCGAGAGTAGTAGAACTGCAGGTCTTCAGAAAGATGATGACAAGTTTTCCGGTCCAGTAGGCCGTGTGACAATGAAGTCTGTTGCCGAAAAAGAACAAGATGAGGCACATTTCGCGGTCCTTCTTAATAATCCTGAAGTGGAACCATACGTTCA ATTGCATAAGGAACACTTAGAAAGAATTTACCAAGGAAAAAAAGAAGAGTGTACAATGGCTTTTGGGAGAGCACAATCGACAATTTCTCGATTGGTTTTAACAAAAA GTAAGTATAGAAATGAGGAAAATTCTAAAGCCGTGTCTGAAACAATTAGATGGTTGGCTGGAAAGCCTTCATTTTCAGTGCTGATGTACGAAAGCTATATTATTGACGGGGTCCGTTACCATACGAAGGAGCGAGATAATGCTAGGGTAGTTCAAAATAGTGGTGTTACATTAGTTGCTAGGACAGTCCAAGTGTCAAGTGCTAAGGATGTAAATCCCGTAGAGTGTGATTTAACATTCTATGGGATTGTACAAGAAATATGGGAGTTAGATTACCACACATTCAAGGCCCCTTTATTTTTGTGTACATGA